In Amycolatopsis endophytica, the following are encoded in one genomic region:
- a CDS encoding FAD-dependent oxidoreductase produces MTIAIVGAGLGGLALARVLHLHDIEAVVYEREASRGARGQGGMLDIHSGQRALREAGLIDEFFAIARGEGQDMRLLTPDGTLLLREDTPDDAPLLRPEVDRADLRDLLLDSLPEGVVRWGHAFESAADGVLRFADGSSAPYDLLVGADGANSRVRALLTEARPVHIGQNVVELCISDIDRTHPDLAAMVGRGNYWVLGKGVSLAAQRNGDGRVRIGISFYNTPEDWFTTSGIPFDDPAAARARLIDLLAGWDARFTALIAAADDTVVPRAITTLPTGLTWPSKPGVTLLGDAAHLMPPVGEGANMALLDGALLGLALAAHPGDFAAAVREYEREMFDRTSTAARESAKIQDLLMSPDAAQRLLAFFQPG; encoded by the coding sequence ATGACCATCGCCATCGTCGGAGCAGGTCTGGGCGGTCTGGCCCTTGCTCGCGTGCTGCACCTGCACGACATCGAAGCCGTGGTGTACGAACGTGAAGCATCGCGCGGTGCGCGCGGTCAGGGCGGCATGCTCGACATCCACTCGGGCCAGCGGGCACTGCGCGAGGCGGGCCTGATCGACGAGTTCTTCGCGATCGCCCGCGGCGAAGGCCAGGACATGCGGCTCCTCACCCCGGACGGCACCCTGCTGCTGCGGGAGGACACCCCGGACGACGCCCCGCTCCTGCGTCCCGAGGTCGACCGCGCCGATCTGCGCGACCTGCTGCTCGACTCCCTCCCCGAAGGCGTGGTGCGCTGGGGGCACGCGTTCGAATCCGCCGCCGACGGCGTGCTGCGCTTCGCCGACGGCAGCAGTGCGCCCTACGACCTGCTGGTCGGCGCCGACGGCGCGAACTCCAGGGTCCGCGCTCTGCTCACCGAAGCCAGGCCGGTGCACATCGGGCAGAACGTCGTCGAGCTGTGCATCTCCGACATCGACCGCACCCACCCCGACCTCGCGGCGATGGTCGGACGGGGCAACTACTGGGTGCTCGGCAAGGGGGTGTCGCTGGCGGCGCAGCGCAACGGTGACGGCCGCGTCCGCATCGGAATCAGCTTCTACAACACCCCCGAGGACTGGTTCACCACCAGCGGCATCCCGTTCGACGACCCGGCCGCGGCCCGGGCGCGGCTGATCGATCTGCTCGCGGGCTGGGACGCACGGTTCACCGCACTGATCGCGGCCGCCGACGACACCGTCGTGCCGCGGGCGATCACTACGCTCCCGACCGGCCTGACCTGGCCGTCGAAGCCAGGCGTCACGCTGCTCGGCGACGCCGCGCATCTGATGCCGCCGGTGGGCGAGGGCGCGAACATGGCCCTGCTCGACGGCGCACTGCTCGGCCTCGCCCTCGCCGCGCACCCCGGCGATTTCGCTGCCGCCGTGCGGGAGTACGAACGCGAGATGTTCGACCGCACCAGCACGGCGGCCCGTGAGTCGGCGAAGATCCAGGACCTGCTGATGTCGCCGGATGCCGCCCAGCGGCTGCTCGCGTTCTTCCAGCCGGGCTGA
- a CDS encoding LysR family transcriptional regulator, with the protein MQPNQRLTTLGLQPSPLSTQIKRLEHDLGGELLVRAERGRPMQLTPFGNKVAAAIRASLPKEMTPT; encoded by the coding sequence CTGCAGCCGAATCAACGACTCACGACACTAGGGCTCCAGCCGTCCCCGCTGTCGACTCAGATCAAACGCCTCGAACACGACCTCGGCGGAGAACTCCTGGTCCGCGCTGAACGGGGACGACCCATGCAGCTGACCCCTTTCGGCAACAAGGTTGCCGCCGCCATCAGGGCATCCCTGCCCAAGGAAATGACGCCGACCTGA
- a CDS encoding GNAT family N-acetyltransferase — protein MTQHHQTATSGLRPKPEVRIVHLNGPTFQALVTGDLAAANAVSPVPVSAYFVGPDWRGVWQMRSRQVEEDPASAGWVTGVIWDEQQHLAVGRAGYHGPPDASGMVEIGYAVAPAYRRRGYARAALEALLQRAAHEPQVGTVRVTIGPDNVASYQLASQYGFVEVGEQWDDEDGLEIVYEVAAGQL, from the coding sequence GTGACCCAACACCATCAGACCGCCACGTCCGGGCTTCGCCCCAAGCCGGAAGTCCGCATCGTGCACCTGAATGGCCCGACGTTCCAAGCCCTCGTCACGGGTGACCTGGCAGCGGCGAACGCGGTCAGCCCGGTGCCCGTCTCCGCCTACTTCGTGGGCCCGGACTGGCGAGGGGTGTGGCAGATGCGGAGCAGGCAAGTCGAGGAGGACCCGGCCAGCGCCGGATGGGTCACCGGCGTCATCTGGGACGAACAGCAGCATTTGGCCGTGGGCCGGGCGGGTTACCACGGGCCTCCCGACGCATCGGGGATGGTGGAGATCGGCTACGCCGTCGCCCCGGCGTACCGGCGACGCGGCTATGCCCGCGCAGCCCTGGAAGCCCTGCTTCAGCGTGCCGCGCACGAGCCGCAGGTAGGCACGGTTCGGGTGACCATCGGTCCCGACAACGTGGCCTCCTACCAGCTGGCATCGCAATACGGCTTCGTCGAAGTCGGCGAGCAGTGGGACGACGAGGACGGCTTGGAGATCGTTTATGAGGTCGCCGCAGGTCAGCTGTAG
- the dnaB gene encoding replicative DNA helicase — MALTDDRGPAYPSDPGPEDPGARYGEFDRQPPQDIPAEQSVLGGMLLSKDAIADVVEVLSPNDFYLPKHQAVYDCVLDLYARGEPADPITVSAELERRGELARVGGAPYLHTLIATVPTAANAGYYAQIVGEKAVLRRLVEAGTRIVQYGYGAANDGGDIDEVVDRAQAAIYDVTERRTSEDYVALEELLQPTMDEIDAIASRGGVSQGVPTGFADLDEVTNGLHAGQMIIVAARPGVGKSTLGLDFARSCSIKHGMSSVIFSLEMSRIEIVMRMLSAEARIRLADMRSGRMSDDDWTRLARRMSEISEAPLFIDDSPNMTMMEIRAKARRLKQRNDLKLVVLDYMQLMTSGKRVESRQQEVSEFSRQLKLLAKELEVPVVAISQLNRGPEQRTDKRPMLSDLRESGSLEQDADMVLLINRPDAWERDDPRAGEADLILAKHRAGPTSTIVVAHQLHYSRFADLAQG; from the coding sequence GTGGCGCTGACAGATGACCGTGGCCCGGCCTACCCGTCCGATCCCGGACCGGAGGACCCCGGGGCGCGTTACGGCGAGTTCGACCGTCAGCCGCCCCAGGACATCCCGGCCGAGCAGTCGGTGCTCGGCGGCATGCTGCTGTCCAAGGACGCGATCGCCGACGTCGTCGAGGTGCTCTCGCCCAACGACTTCTACCTGCCCAAGCACCAGGCCGTCTACGACTGCGTCCTCGACCTCTACGCGCGCGGTGAACCGGCCGATCCGATCACGGTGTCGGCCGAGCTGGAGCGCCGCGGCGAGCTGGCCCGCGTCGGCGGCGCGCCGTACCTGCACACGCTGATCGCCACCGTGCCGACCGCCGCGAACGCCGGGTACTACGCGCAGATCGTCGGGGAGAAGGCCGTCCTGCGACGGCTGGTCGAGGCGGGCACCCGGATCGTGCAGTACGGCTACGGCGCCGCGAACGACGGCGGCGACATCGACGAGGTCGTCGACCGCGCGCAGGCCGCGATCTACGACGTCACCGAGCGCCGGACGAGCGAGGACTACGTCGCGCTGGAGGAACTGCTCCAGCCGACCATGGACGAGATCGACGCGATCGCTTCGCGCGGGGGCGTCTCCCAGGGCGTGCCGACCGGTTTCGCCGACCTCGACGAGGTGACCAACGGCCTGCACGCGGGTCAGATGATCATCGTCGCCGCCCGGCCCGGTGTCGGCAAGTCGACACTGGGACTGGACTTCGCGCGGTCGTGCTCCATCAAGCACGGCATGAGCAGCGTCATCTTCTCGCTGGAAATGAGCCGCATCGAAATCGTCATGCGCATGCTCTCCGCGGAGGCCCGGATCCGCCTCGCGGACATGCGCAGCGGCCGCATGTCCGACGACGACTGGACACGGCTCGCCCGCCGCATGAGCGAGATCAGCGAGGCGCCGCTGTTCATCGACGACTCGCCGAACATGACGATGATGGAGATCCGCGCCAAGGCCCGGCGCCTCAAGCAGCGCAACGACCTCAAGCTGGTGGTCCTCGACTATATGCAGCTGATGACCTCGGGCAAGCGCGTCGAGTCGCGGCAGCAGGAGGTCTCGGAGTTCTCCCGTCAGCTGAAGCTGCTGGCCAAGGAGCTGGAGGTGCCGGTGGTCGCGATCAGCCAGCTCAACCGTGGCCCCGAACAGCGCACCGACAAGCGCCCGATGCTGTCCGACCTGCGTGAGTCCGGTTCACTGGAGCAGGACGCGGACATGGTGCTCCTGATCAACCGCCCGGACGCCTGGGAGCGCGACGACCCGCGCGCCGGCGAGGCCGACCTGATCCTGGCGAAGCACCGCGCGGGCCCGACGAGCACGATCGTCGTCGCGCACCAGCTGCACTACAGCCGGTTCGCGGACCTGGCACAGGGCTGA
- a CDS encoding ESX secretion-associated protein EspG translates to MRPAAMVMNRPLTITTPTLLNLIQRRGGDAHNTLSSTAIWYDETAQRIIDQQVNAVLQHHGLMGPRGMDRDFGAMIESIARPHVEFYGWFEGTFPDAPQNFTLFAGSGPGGGFVLSRYIKEDVVVMRPERPERLLPTFVDQIPHISPGGSSPLVAPKSEVYGGHRRPANEEMSIMRGGGGRAVAEPGKEIKRILEAPRVAGGSLYAAARTRAGVRKRCERALNFIDTSEGRWLMEERPGSGEPLIVLTPGTPQAIGERLHNAIRSLG, encoded by the coding sequence ATGAGGCCCGCCGCGATGGTGATGAACCGGCCGTTGACGATCACCACCCCGACGCTGCTCAACCTGATCCAGCGCCGGGGCGGCGATGCCCACAACACCCTGTCGTCCACAGCCATCTGGTACGACGAGACGGCTCAGCGGATCATCGACCAGCAGGTCAACGCCGTGCTCCAGCATCACGGCCTGATGGGGCCGCGGGGGATGGACCGCGATTTCGGCGCGATGATCGAGTCGATCGCACGGCCGCACGTGGAGTTCTACGGCTGGTTCGAGGGCACATTCCCGGATGCGCCGCAGAACTTCACGCTCTTCGCGGGCAGCGGTCCCGGCGGCGGGTTCGTCCTCTCGCGCTACATCAAAGAGGACGTCGTCGTGATGCGGCCGGAGCGGCCGGAACGGTTGCTGCCGACGTTCGTGGACCAGATCCCGCACATCTCACCCGGCGGCAGCAGCCCGCTGGTGGCCCCGAAGAGCGAGGTCTACGGCGGCCACCGCCGCCCGGCCAACGAGGAGATGTCCATCATGCGCGGCGGTGGCGGCCGCGCGGTGGCGGAGCCGGGCAAGGAGATCAAGCGCATCCTGGAGGCGCCGCGCGTGGCGGGCGGCAGCCTCTACGCGGCGGCGCGCACCCGGGCCGGTGTCCGCAAGCGATGCGAGCGGGCGCTCAACTTCATCGACACCAGCGAGGGGCGCTGGCTGATGGAGGAGCGACCGGGCTCCGGCGAGCCGTTGATCGTACTCACGCCGGGTACGCCGCAGGCCATCGGAGAACGACTACACAACGCAATCCGTTCGCTGGGCTGA
- a CDS encoding DUF3558 domain-containing protein, whose translation MTTRNSWLGAAAVAVTLLTGCSSGDGADSAAETNAAPSVDPAPRVPSPLVTDSLVRDPCTALSPAQAAEIGLANPGELYPSPGGQGCRWQSAGYDANKIFVAPLGDQDTGLTGVYANRAQDNYFEPVTIEGYPAVFAANADLRGSGTCALWVGVTDQLVVNINSSILDGPNVTDPCPVVQTVATAMVRQLKGAA comes from the coding sequence CACACGCAACAGCTGGCTCGGCGCCGCCGCGGTCGCCGTCACCCTGCTGACGGGGTGCTCGAGCGGAGACGGCGCGGACAGCGCCGCCGAGACGAACGCCGCGCCGTCGGTCGACCCGGCGCCGCGGGTGCCGTCGCCGCTGGTCACGGATTCGCTGGTGCGTGATCCGTGCACCGCGCTGTCGCCCGCGCAGGCGGCGGAGATCGGGTTGGCGAACCCCGGCGAGCTGTATCCCAGCCCCGGCGGGCAAGGGTGCCGCTGGCAGTCGGCGGGGTACGACGCCAACAAGATCTTCGTCGCGCCGCTGGGCGACCAGGACACCGGGCTCACCGGGGTCTACGCGAACCGCGCGCAGGACAACTACTTCGAGCCGGTCACGATCGAGGGCTACCCGGCGGTGTTCGCGGCCAACGCCGACCTGCGCGGCAGCGGCACGTGCGCGCTGTGGGTCGGCGTGACCGACCAGCTGGTCGTCAACATCAACTCGAGCATCCTCGACGGCCCCAACGTGACCGATCCGTGCCCGGTCGTCCAGACGGTCGCGACCGCGATGGTGCGGCAGCTCAAGGGGGCCGCGTGA